TACGTCGACCTGCTGTCGGCCGGCGTCAGCGTCGCGGAGTTTCGCGGCGGGCTGCTGCACACCAAATCTGTCACGATCGACGGCCGGTTCGCGCTGGTCGGCACCGTCAACCTCGATATGCGCAGCATGTGGCTGAACTTCGAGATCACCGTCGCGGTGTATGACGAGGCGTTGACGAAGTCGCTGGTCGATTTGCAGAAGCGCTACATGGCCGACAGCAAAAACCTCGACGCCGCCGCTTGGGCCGAGCGTCCGTTCCACTGGCGGATCGTCGAGAACACCGCCCGCCTCTTGGGCCCGCTGCTATAGCGTCGGCCTCAGAGCGGCAGGGGGGCGGCGTGACGGCGTGGCGGCTGGCGTCGGTTCGCCGGCCAAACGACAATCCTCCAGCCCCCGCCCGTCCCGCGCTTGACCCCGCGCCCCGATCCGCTACATTGGCGCGGCCTATCGGGCGATTAGCTCAGCTGGCTAGAGCGCACGCTTCACACGCGTGAGGTCACAGGTTCGAGTCCTGTATCGCCCATTAAAAACATTAGTCGGAGCTACGCCCCTCTCCCCGGCTCAACATCCGATCACACCACCCCCGATTCTCTCAGAACAGATGGACCCAAGAACCCGAGGGGGTCAAAGGGCCTCGGATTCATGCAAGTCCCTTTGAGTCAACAAAGAGTGGGGACAGGATTCGATTTGACCAGACATCTCCGTACACCGAGTCATCGGTATCAGTACGTCAATCCTCTTACTGGAACCCCGACGGCTCAGCGCCGGTAAGTGCATTGTTGGAAAATGCCTGCAGTCGGTCCGGCTGCGTGCTTAATCGTTTCGTGCGTGGCTGCCTATGCCAGGTGATGGGCGTGGAGATTGCCCGTTCGATGGATGTTTCCAACCCTGATTTGAAAATCTTCAGATTCTACGGATTTGGACCGTCATAAAACGGCTACAAGTGTGCTTACTCATAGCATGCCTACCAGTGACCGTCGCAATCCCGAGGATCCGGTCCAAGCCGATGCGATGGTCCGCATGGCCAGGCTTTGGTCATCGGCGGCTCCGTCCCTCGAGGCCTTTGTTAGGACTCTCGTGCGTGACCCGAACGATGTGGATGATGTCATCCAGTCGACCGGCGAATACGCGGCGAGGGAGTTTCATCACTTTGAGGAAGGCACCTCCTTCAAGAGCTGGGTCATCACGATTGCCAGGTTCCGTATCCATCGGCTCTGGCAGGACAAATCGCGAGATAAGCTGCTCCTGAACATCGAGGCCATGGAATCGATCGCGCATGCGACGGTCAGTCTTAGTGAGGAGCTTTCGACCCGCCAAGGCGCGCTGCAGGTCTGCATTGGCAGCCTACAACCCCGTCATCGCAAACTCCTGGAGATGTGCTATTTCAATAACCAGAAGCCGGCCCAGATCGCGGAGCAGCTTGGGCAAACACCCAACTCGGTGTCGGCTTCGCTCATGCGCATCCGCAAGGCGCTGAGGCAGTGCATTGAGCGCCAGCTCGCGAGAAGTGATGGGGGTGAGGCGTGAGCACCCACATCGAGATGCTCATCTTCAAGGCATACCACGGCGTCCTTTCTCAGGAAGAACAGGACCTGCTCACGCAGTGGGTGCTCGAGTCGCCAGAGCACGCGCGCCAAATGGTTGAGTACGCGGCCGACTCCCGTGGGATCGAGATCGCCCTCCAAAGCGACCTGATGGCGGATGTGGGCGACACGATTGAATCCGGCGATGAGCACGTGTTCGCCGATGTCAATCCCGACGTGATGACATCCGTCATCGAAGAGGCTCTCAAGTCGCGACGTCGCAACGAGACCGAGCGGCATGCGCGTGAGCTGCTTGAGCAGGACCAGCAAAATGCGGACCGGCTTCGTGCCTTGCAGATGAGACGCCGGCAGCACGAGAGGGCTGGATCTCACGAGTGGGTCATTCCCAAGTCGGTTGTCTGGCTGGGGTTTGCCGCGATACTGGGGTTGATCGCCACGGTGGTCTACCAGTTCAATCCTACATCTTCGTCGCCAGCACCCTCGGTGACCGTCGATCGTGGCACCGACCCCCAGCCCGGCGATAGCCTCCAAACTCCGCGCTTCGCGGCGCAGCTGTCGGACGCGTTCGATGCGCGCTGGGATAACCTCGCCGAGCCCGGCCGGATCGAGGCAGGCGTACCCGTTACGCTCGCTTCCGGGTTTGCCAAGGTCGAGTTTGCGGGTCGAGGCGTTGTGGTCGTCGAGGGGCCGGCGACCTTCGAGGTTGTCGATGCCGGGACACTTCGGCTGATCGATGGCCGAGTGGTGGTGCAAGCGGACTCACAGGCAGACGCCTTCACGCTACTCGTCGACAATACTGCCTTGAGCGGCCGGGGCACAGAGTTCGGTGTGAGTCAGCGGTCTCG
The sequence above is a segment of the Phycisphaeraceae bacterium D3-23 genome. Coding sequences within it:
- a CDS encoding sigma-70 family RNA polymerase sigma factor, producing MPTSDRRNPEDPVQADAMVRMARLWSSAAPSLEAFVRTLVRDPNDVDDVIQSTGEYAAREFHHFEEGTSFKSWVITIARFRIHRLWQDKSRDKLLLNIEAMESIAHATVSLSEELSTRQGALQVCIGSLQPRHRKLLEMCYFNNQKPAQIAEQLGQTPNSVSASLMRIRKALRQCIERQLARSDGGEA